The following coding sequences are from one Pseudonocardia sp. HH130630-07 window:
- a CDS encoding ABC transporter permease codes for MTAVDAAPRPASWTRLLGAELRWVLRRPRTWVMLLLLTAVPVLIGIGIVLSDRPRRSLLSEVTGNGLTLPVAALSILLTLLLPLVVAVAAADAIAGESQHGTLRGLLLAPVGRLRLVAAKAFGVLVVAAVAVGLVTLSGLLTGATLIGPPVVLATGDGGSLLTLSGTVLSLPDALGRVTIAAGWTLVQLAAVGAVALAVSACTKHPLVVVSSVLGGLILFGVLAAVPALEPLRPWLLTTGWGAAADVLRDPLPPGELVRSALVALGYLATGAVVLVLRMLRRDV; via the coding sequence GTGACCGCCGTCGACGCCGCGCCGCGCCCGGCCTCCTGGACCCGCCTGCTCGGCGCCGAACTGCGCTGGGTGCTGCGCCGTCCCCGCACCTGGGTGATGCTCCTGCTGCTCACCGCCGTGCCGGTGCTGATCGGGATCGGGATCGTGCTCTCCGACCGGCCCCGGCGCAGCCTGCTCAGCGAGGTCACCGGCAACGGCCTGACCCTCCCCGTCGCCGCGCTGTCGATCCTGCTGACCCTGCTGCTCCCGCTCGTCGTCGCGGTGGCCGCCGCGGACGCCATCGCCGGGGAGAGCCAGCACGGCACCCTGCGCGGGCTGCTGCTCGCGCCGGTCGGCCGGCTGCGCCTGGTCGCCGCGAAGGCGTTCGGGGTGCTCGTGGTCGCGGCCGTCGCGGTCGGCCTGGTCACCCTGTCCGGGCTGCTCACCGGCGCGACGCTGATCGGTCCGCCGGTCGTGCTCGCCACCGGCGACGGCGGGTCGCTGCTCACCCTGTCCGGCACCGTCCTGTCGCTGCCCGACGCGCTGGGCCGGGTCACGATCGCGGCGGGCTGGACGCTGGTGCAGCTGGCCGCGGTCGGGGCCGTCGCGCTGGCGGTGTCGGCGTGCACCAAGCATCCGCTGGTCGTGGTGTCGTCGGTGCTGGGCGGGCTGATCCTGTTCGGGGTGCTCGCCGCCGTCCCGGCGCTGGAACCGCTGCGGCCGTGGCTGCTCACCACCGGCTGGGGCGCGGCGGCGGACGTGCTGCGCGACCCGTTGCCACCGGGCGAGCTGGTCCGCAGCGCCCTGGTCGCGCTCGGCTACCTGGCCACCGGGGCGGTCGTGCTGGTGCTCCGGATGCTGCGCCGCGACGTGTGA
- a CDS encoding ABC transporter ATP-binding protein has protein sequence MSSTDLDPATAGPGTDPVPAAPAARVRDLRKVFGSVTAVDGVDLDVPAGSVFGMLGPNGSGKTTLIRMLLGLTRPTSGTVELLGRPVPEGLPAALPDVGALVEGPGFHPFLSGRENLRRVAAVEPRLAAGQIRPAVETALDRVGLTAAAGRRFRGYSLGMKQRLGLAAALLVPRRLVVLDEPTNGLDPAGTREVRAVVAQLRDAGATVLLSSHLLAEVEAVCSHVAVLKHGSLLASGRLDRLLDAVAGGWEIATADVPGALHTLQALGATARADAAGVLVSDGPPAPEMFAALVRAEVPVHGLRRHRPDLETLFTRITES, from the coding sequence GTGAGCAGTACCGACCTCGACCCCGCCACGGCCGGGCCCGGCACCGATCCCGTACCCGCCGCACCCGCCGCCCGGGTGCGGGACCTGCGCAAGGTCTTCGGCTCCGTCACCGCGGTCGACGGCGTCGACCTCGACGTCCCCGCCGGCTCGGTGTTCGGGATGCTCGGGCCCAACGGCTCCGGCAAGACCACCCTGATCCGGATGCTGCTCGGCCTGACCCGGCCCACCTCGGGCACCGTGGAGCTGCTCGGCCGTCCGGTCCCCGAGGGGCTGCCCGCGGCGCTGCCCGACGTCGGGGCGCTGGTCGAGGGGCCCGGGTTCCATCCCTTCCTCAGCGGCCGGGAGAACCTGCGCCGGGTCGCCGCCGTGGAGCCACGACTGGCCGCCGGGCAGATCCGCCCGGCGGTGGAGACCGCGCTCGACCGGGTCGGTCTCACCGCCGCCGCCGGTCGCCGCTTCCGCGGCTACTCGCTGGGGATGAAACAGCGCCTCGGGCTGGCCGCCGCCCTGCTGGTGCCGCGCCGCCTGGTCGTGCTCGACGAGCCGACCAACGGCCTCGACCCGGCGGGCACCCGGGAGGTGCGGGCCGTCGTCGCCCAGCTGCGGGACGCCGGTGCGACGGTGCTGCTGTCCTCGCACCTGCTCGCCGAGGTCGAGGCGGTCTGCTCGCACGTGGCCGTGCTCAAGCACGGTTCGCTGCTCGCGTCCGGCCGGCTGGACCGGCTGCTGGACGCCGTGGCCGGCGGCTGGGAGATCGCCACCGCCGACGTGCCCGGGGCGCTGCACACCCTGCAGGCGCTCGGCGCCACCGCCCGCGCCGACGCGGCGGGCGTGCTGGTGTCCGACGGCCCGCCGGCGCCGGAGATGTTCGCCGCACTGGTCCGGGCCGAGGTCCCGGTGCACGGGCTGCGGCGGCACCGTCCGGACCTGGAGACGCTGTTCACCCGGATCACCGAGTCGTGA
- a CDS encoding LolA family protein has protein sequence MTSRSRSLRRGAVAALAVTLAVATTAGIAGARSASAAPELPPVTPEELVASVLDAEPVALAGTVAVDNRLGLPAIPGAPEGALTDGASTARVWSDGTGRGRLALPRPDGERTYVRDGAVTWAYDSGDRTATRIPAKPGGESTDAQGADPQARAREIVASLRDSSVVTVDGTTEVAGRPAYTLVLAPRPGERTVLREVRAAVDAETRMPLELSVLGAGPEPVLRAGFDDVTVGPQDPALFTFTPPPGATVQDAPAREPRPDGRPGDRERPRTVGDGWDAVAVGSVPSGEGTERVDPAAVGAPVSGPWGSGHAITTAAGSAILTDDGRFAAGAVGTDVLGAALAR, from the coding sequence ATGACCTCCCGATCCCGGTCGCTGCGGCGCGGTGCCGTCGCCGCGCTCGCCGTCACGCTGGCCGTCGCCACCACCGCCGGGATCGCCGGGGCACGGAGTGCCTCGGCGGCGCCGGAGCTCCCGCCGGTCACCCCCGAGGAGCTCGTCGCGTCGGTGCTCGACGCGGAGCCGGTGGCGCTGGCGGGCACGGTGGCCGTGGACAACCGGCTCGGCCTGCCCGCCATCCCCGGTGCCCCCGAGGGTGCGCTCACCGACGGCGCGTCGACCGCACGGGTGTGGTCCGACGGCACCGGCCGCGGGCGCCTCGCACTCCCCCGGCCCGACGGCGAGCGCACCTACGTCCGCGACGGCGCCGTCACCTGGGCCTACGACTCCGGCGACCGCACCGCCACCCGGATCCCGGCGAAGCCCGGCGGGGAGTCCACCGACGCGCAGGGCGCGGACCCGCAGGCGCGGGCCCGGGAGATCGTGGCGTCGCTGCGCGACAGCAGCGTGGTCACGGTCGACGGCACCACCGAGGTCGCGGGCCGGCCGGCGTACACACTGGTGCTGGCCCCGCGGCCGGGCGAGCGCACCGTGCTGCGCGAGGTCCGGGCGGCGGTGGACGCCGAGACCCGCATGCCGCTCGAGCTGAGCGTGCTCGGCGCCGGGCCCGAACCCGTCCTGCGGGCCGGGTTCGACGACGTCACCGTCGGGCCGCAGGACCCGGCGCTGTTCACCTTCACCCCACCGCCCGGCGCCACGGTGCAGGACGCACCGGCCCGCGAACCACGCCCCGACGGCCGCCCCGGCGACCGCGAGCGGCCCCGCACCGTCGGTGACGGCTGGGACGCCGTCGCCGTCGGGAGCGTGCCGTCCGGCGAGGGGACCGAGCGGGTGGACCCGGCGGCGGTCGGCGCCCCGGTATCCGGGCCGTGGGGCAGCGGGCACGCGATCACCACGGCCGCCGGATCGGCGATCCTGACCGACGACGGCCGGTTCGCCGCCGGTGCCGTCGGGACCGACGTGCTGGGCGCGGCACTCGCCCGGTGA
- a CDS encoding COX15/CtaA family protein, whose protein sequence is MSRLTGLLARVPSAPPVLVRRLAIANLVAQIGIGVTGSVVRVTGSGLGCSTWPQCEPGSMVPVSHAEIAPLHMWIEFGNRLLGILVVLAAGATLLGVLFTRPRRRRLTALALAMPLGVVAQAVIGGITVLAGLVWWTVMLHFLASMVLVWFSVLLVDATTEADGPVTRTVPAAGRWLVAVSTVVLAALLVAGTLVTAAGPHGGDPETPRLDIGIPLLAQLHADLLFGYLGTLIGLGFLLHATGAPAALVRRFRLLVVIVLAQGLLGGVQYALGVPELLVSLHVLGAGLVAAAAAGVWAATATRPPAAAPVPDGSAATADRPLAGATDRS, encoded by the coding sequence GTGTCCCGCCTGACCGGTCTCCTCGCCCGCGTGCCGTCCGCCCCGCCGGTGCTGGTGCGCCGCCTGGCGATCGCGAACCTGGTGGCGCAGATCGGCATCGGGGTCACCGGGTCGGTGGTGCGGGTGACCGGCTCCGGCCTCGGCTGCTCGACCTGGCCGCAGTGCGAGCCGGGCAGCATGGTGCCGGTCTCGCACGCCGAGATCGCACCGCTGCACATGTGGATCGAGTTCGGCAACCGGCTGCTCGGGATCCTGGTGGTGCTCGCGGCGGGGGCGACCCTGCTCGGCGTCCTGTTCACCCGGCCCCGGCGGCGCCGGCTCACCGCGCTGGCCCTGGCGATGCCGCTGGGCGTCGTCGCCCAGGCGGTGATCGGCGGGATCACCGTGCTCGCCGGTCTGGTCTGGTGGACGGTGATGCTGCACTTCCTGGCCTCGATGGTGCTGGTCTGGTTCTCGGTCCTGCTGGTCGACGCCACCACCGAGGCCGACGGCCCGGTCACCCGCACGGTCCCCGCCGCCGGCCGGTGGCTCGTCGCGGTGTCCACGGTCGTGCTCGCCGCACTCCTGGTCGCCGGCACGCTGGTCACCGCGGCCGGCCCGCACGGCGGCGACCCGGAGACCCCGCGGCTCGACATCGGCATCCCGTTGCTCGCCCAGCTGCACGCCGACCTGCTGTTCGGCTACCTCGGCACGCTGATCGGGCTGGGCTTCCTGCTGCACGCGACCGGCGCTCCGGCCGCGCTCGTCCGGCGCTTCCGGCTGCTCGTGGTGATCGTGCTCGCCCAGGGTCTGCTCGGCGGCGTGCAGTACGCGCTCGGGGTCCCGGAGCTGCTGGTGTCGCTGCACGTGCTCGGCGCGGGTCTGGTCGCCGCCGCCGCGGCGGGAGTCTGGGCGGCCACCGCGACCCGCCCGCCTGCGGCCGCGCCCGTCCCGGACGGGTCCGCCGCCACCGCGGACCGCCCGCTCGCCGGGGCCACCGACCGTTCCTGA
- a CDS encoding DUF418 domain-containing protein — protein MAVAPPAPPVRRLGPDLARGVMLLLIAMAYAGVYAGTPFGTGVAEGPVRDRVAAVLTTVVLDNRAFPMFAILFGGGLAWSVARLRARGAGDAHVRTLLRRRGGYLLLFGAVHAFLVFPGEILASYGLACLLTGWLLLRPTRTIVRVAGWFGAVSLVTVPLVMTVAAGSAGDASEVVPGYRSVGDWIARAWSVPVAPVFVAVGYPLFVLVVLGYLAARAGLLDDPGAHRALLRRVAAGGIAVSVAGAVPMVLLVLGVVAAGPVAAGLLAALQILTGVAGGAGYAAAFALWGLRAERAPGRGVRVVAAAGRRSLTCYLLNSVLVAVLLHRDLIGLGPQVGAAGALAVAAAVWVLTVLLADRLDRAGRPGPLDAVMHRLVHPTPHRPGG, from the coding sequence GTGGCCGTCGCCCCTCCCGCACCCCCCGTCCGCAGGCTCGGGCCCGACCTGGCCCGGGGCGTGATGCTGCTGCTCATCGCGATGGCCTACGCCGGGGTGTACGCCGGCACCCCGTTCGGCACCGGTGTCGCGGAGGGCCCGGTCCGCGACCGGGTGGCCGCGGTGCTGACCACCGTCGTGCTGGACAACCGCGCGTTCCCGATGTTCGCGATCCTCTTCGGCGGTGGACTCGCCTGGTCGGTGGCCCGGCTCCGGGCCCGCGGAGCCGGCGACGCCCACGTGCGGACCCTGCTCCGCCGTCGCGGCGGGTATCTCCTGCTGTTCGGCGCGGTGCACGCGTTCCTGGTGTTCCCCGGCGAGATCCTCGCCTCCTACGGGCTGGCCTGCCTGCTCACCGGGTGGCTGCTGCTGCGCCCCACCCGCACGATCGTCCGGGTCGCCGGCTGGTTCGGCGCGGTCTCACTGGTCACCGTCCCGCTCGTGATGACCGTCGCGGCGGGCTCCGCCGGGGACGCGTCGGAGGTGGTCCCCGGCTACCGCTCGGTGGGCGACTGGATCGCCCGCGCCTGGTCGGTTCCGGTCGCACCGGTGTTCGTCGCCGTCGGCTACCCGCTGTTCGTGCTGGTGGTGCTCGGGTACCTGGCGGCGCGGGCCGGGCTGCTGGACGACCCGGGAGCGCACCGTGCGCTGCTGCGCCGGGTCGCCGCCGGCGGGATCGCGGTCTCGGTCGCCGGGGCCGTCCCGATGGTCCTGCTCGTGCTCGGGGTCGTCGCGGCCGGACCCGTGGCCGCGGGGCTGCTGGCGGCCCTGCAGATACTCACCGGGGTCGCGGGCGGGGCGGGGTACGCCGCGGCGTTCGCGCTCTGGGGGCTGCGGGCCGAGCGGGCGCCGGGCCGGGGTGTGCGCGTGGTCGCCGCGGCCGGGCGCCGCTCGCTGACCTGCTACCTGCTGAACTCGGTGCTGGTGGCGGTGCTCCTGCACCGCGACCTGATCGGCCTGGGCCCGCAGGTCGGGGCGGCCGGGGCACTGGCCGTCGCCGCCGCCGTCTGGGTGCTGACCGTACTGCTGGCGGACCGGCTGGACCGGGCGGGCCGCCCCGGTCCCCTGGACGCCGTGATGCACCGTCTGGTGCACCCCACCCCGCACCGGCCCGGCGGGTGA
- a CDS encoding ABC transporter permease: MSELFPQGTFTPDPGRGSTLAMLRAQGGLEARLALRNAEQVLLTLLIPAALLAALTLIPALPSPEPRVDWVLASMLALAVMSSAFTSQAIALGFDRRYGALRRLAATAIPRWLLVCGRLTAVAVVVVIQVVVLLVLAAVLGWTPFGARLDGAIVAVALGAAAFGALGILVGGTLRAEIVLAVANVVWFLLLLAGGIVVPVADLPGPLAVVATWLPSGALAEALRAALGTGEFPPAGPLLVLAGWAVAAGLLAARTVRWT, encoded by the coding sequence GTGAGCGAACTCTTCCCCCAGGGGACCTTCACCCCCGACCCCGGGCGCGGCAGCACCCTGGCGATGCTGCGGGCCCAGGGCGGCCTGGAGGCCCGGCTGGCGTTGCGCAACGCCGAGCAGGTGTTGCTGACGCTGCTCATCCCGGCCGCGCTGCTGGCGGCGCTGACGCTGATCCCGGCGCTCCCGTCCCCGGAACCGCGGGTCGACTGGGTCCTCGCCTCGATGCTGGCGCTGGCCGTGATGAGCTCGGCGTTCACCAGCCAGGCGATCGCGCTCGGGTTCGACCGCCGCTACGGCGCGCTGCGCCGGCTCGCCGCGACCGCGATCCCCCGGTGGCTGCTGGTGTGCGGGCGGCTGACCGCGGTGGCCGTCGTCGTCGTGATCCAGGTCGTGGTGCTGCTCGTACTGGCCGCGGTGCTCGGCTGGACACCGTTCGGGGCCCGGCTCGACGGCGCCATCGTCGCGGTGGCGCTCGGGGCGGCCGCGTTCGGGGCGCTCGGCATCCTCGTCGGCGGGACGCTGCGCGCCGAGATCGTGCTCGCCGTGGCGAACGTGGTCTGGTTCCTGCTGCTGCTGGCCGGCGGCATCGTGGTCCCGGTCGCGGACCTGCCGGGGCCGCTGGCGGTCGTGGCGACCTGGCTGCCCTCCGGTGCGCTCGCCGAGGCGTTGCGGGCGGCGCTCGGGACCGGGGAGTTCCCACCGGCCGGGCCGCTGCTCGTGCTCGCCGGATGGGCCGTGGCCGCCGGGCTGCTCGCGGCGCGCACCGTGCGCTGGACCTGA
- a CDS encoding ABC transporter ATP-binding protein — protein MNAALQLRGLVVRYGTTTAVDGVDLDLARGEVLALLGPNGAGKSSTVEVCTGFRRASAGEVTVLGHAPDDEAVRARVGAMPQGGGAYPAVRTGEMLHLVADCSANQIDPNFLIDVLGLRPRASTPYKQLSGGEQQRLALACAVVGRPELVFLDEPTAGLDPQARHLVWDLIRALRRDGVGVLLTTHLMDEAEQLADDVVILDHGRVVAHGSPAQLTAGDQTELRFRARPRMDVRGLASRLPRGYWASETAPGRYRVQGRINPAALAAITAWCADQGVMADDVQVVRRSLEDVFLDLTGRELRS, from the coding sequence GTGAACGCCGCGCTGCAGCTGCGTGGGCTGGTCGTCCGCTACGGGACGACGACCGCCGTCGACGGCGTCGACCTCGATCTCGCCCGTGGCGAGGTGCTGGCGCTGCTCGGCCCGAACGGCGCCGGGAAGTCGAGCACCGTCGAGGTGTGCACCGGCTTCCGGAGGGCGTCGGCCGGCGAGGTCACCGTGCTCGGCCACGCGCCCGACGACGAGGCCGTCCGGGCCAGGGTCGGCGCCATGCCGCAGGGCGGCGGCGCCTACCCGGCGGTGCGGACCGGCGAGATGCTGCACCTGGTCGCCGACTGCTCGGCGAACCAGATCGACCCGAACTTCCTGATCGACGTCCTCGGTCTCCGGCCGCGCGCGAGCACGCCGTACAAGCAGCTCTCCGGCGGTGAGCAGCAGCGGCTCGCGCTGGCCTGCGCCGTCGTCGGGCGCCCGGAGCTGGTCTTCCTCGACGAGCCGACGGCCGGGCTCGACCCGCAGGCCCGGCACCTGGTGTGGGACCTGATCCGGGCGCTGCGCCGCGACGGCGTCGGGGTCCTGCTGACCACGCACCTGATGGACGAGGCCGAGCAGCTCGCCGACGACGTGGTGATCCTCGACCACGGCCGGGTCGTCGCACACGGGTCACCGGCGCAGCTCACCGCGGGTGACCAGACCGAGCTGCGCTTCCGGGCCCGGCCGCGGATGGACGTCCGCGGTCTCGCATCCCGGCTGCCCCGCGGGTACTGGGCGTCGGAGACCGCCCCGGGCCGCTACCGCGTGCAGGGCCGGATCAACCCGGCCGCGCTGGCCGCGATCACCGCCTGGTGCGCCGACCAGGGCGTCATGGCCGACGACGTCCAGGTCGTGCGGCGCAGCCTCGAGGACGTCTTCCTCGACCTCACCGGACGGGAGCTGCGCTCGTGA
- the mptB gene encoding polyprenol phosphomannose-dependent alpha 1,6 mannosyltransferase MptB, with translation MVTPEVAPPGRDEPPTRAEPADPAGSAGSTGRPPTARRGLREQARIARILGLTGAILMGISALGSGAFPAPHPFNGLRVLGLPARNVTLAIAVTYAGLLMVVTAWLWIARMLTARGARHPAPERRELTRTALLWGLPLALAPPMFSKDIYSYLAQSATLARGIDPYTIGPAQALGVDDPLTRGIPTIWRDTPAPYGPLFLGLGRVITAFSGENVVLGIFQHRLLMLVGVAMLVWVLPRLARRFGLDAGLVLWLGAANPLVLFHMISGIHNESIMIPLMLVGLYVMLGTDDTVQPWWRITGGAALIVAAAAVKLPALLALGFVGVYLIRRRGGRIADWAVMTGWLTAVAGVVLTFFSLITGLGFNWLRGLSAPSEILSWMSVSTDVGLVAGQVGRVAGLGDHTESTLTIARGLFVVPMVIIVVVLLLGCLRGRIDPVTGTGAGLGAVLLLGPVVHPWYLFWALLPLVATRAMPRYRRAMLLLSAFLALVVPPTGADFIFRGFQLPLAIVAGLVMFALALLVVRRWLRAPAEPAVPTGVTAS, from the coding sequence ATGGTGACGCCCGAGGTCGCCCCACCCGGGCGCGACGAACCTCCGACGAGAGCGGAGCCAGCGGACCCGGCGGGGTCCGCCGGATCCACCGGCCGGCCGCCGACCGCCCGGCGCGGCCTGCGCGAGCAGGCCCGCATCGCGCGCATCCTCGGGCTGACCGGCGCGATCCTGATGGGGATCAGTGCGCTGGGCTCCGGCGCGTTCCCGGCCCCGCACCCGTTCAACGGCCTGCGGGTGCTCGGACTGCCGGCCCGCAACGTCACCCTGGCGATCGCCGTCACCTACGCCGGGCTGCTGATGGTCGTCACGGCGTGGCTCTGGATCGCCCGGATGCTCACCGCCCGCGGTGCCCGGCACCCCGCCCCGGAACGCCGCGAGCTGACCCGCACCGCGTTGCTGTGGGGGCTCCCGCTCGCGCTGGCGCCGCCGATGTTCTCCAAGGACATCTACAGCTACCTCGCCCAGAGCGCGACCCTGGCCAGGGGGATCGACCCGTACACGATCGGACCGGCCCAGGCGCTCGGCGTCGACGACCCGCTGACCCGCGGCATCCCGACGATCTGGCGGGACACCCCGGCCCCCTACGGACCGCTGTTCCTCGGTCTGGGCCGGGTCATCACCGCGTTCAGCGGCGAGAACGTCGTGCTCGGGATCTTCCAGCACCGGCTGCTCATGCTGGTCGGCGTCGCGATGCTGGTGTGGGTGCTGCCGCGGCTGGCCCGCCGGTTCGGGCTCGACGCCGGGCTCGTGCTCTGGCTCGGTGCCGCGAACCCGCTGGTGCTGTTCCACATGATCAGCGGCATCCACAACGAGTCGATCATGATCCCGCTGATGCTGGTCGGCCTGTACGTCATGCTCGGGACCGACGACACCGTCCAGCCGTGGTGGCGGATCACCGGGGGTGCCGCGCTGATCGTCGCCGCGGCCGCGGTGAAGCTGCCCGCGCTGCTCGCGCTCGGCTTCGTCGGGGTGTACCTGATCCGGCGCCGCGGCGGTCGGATCGCCGACTGGGCGGTCATGACCGGCTGGCTCACCGCGGTGGCCGGGGTCGTCCTCACCTTCTTCAGCCTCATCACCGGGCTCGGCTTCAACTGGCTGCGCGGGCTGTCCGCGCCGAGCGAGATCCTCAGCTGGATGTCGGTGAGCACCGACGTCGGCCTGGTCGCCGGCCAGGTCGGTCGGGTGGCCGGGCTCGGTGACCACACCGAGAGCACCCTGACGATCGCCCGCGGGCTGTTCGTGGTGCCGATGGTGATCATCGTCGTCGTCCTGCTGCTGGGCTGCCTGCGCGGCCGCATCGATCCGGTCACCGGGACCGGCGCCGGGCTCGGCGCGGTGCTCCTGCTCGGACCCGTGGTGCACCCCTGGTACCTGTTCTGGGCGCTGCTCCCGCTGGTCGCGACCCGGGCGATGCCCCGCTACCGCCGGGCGATGCTGCTGCTGTCGGCGTTCCTCGCGCTCGTCGTGCCGCCGACCGGGGCCGACTTCATCTTCCGGGGCTTCCAGCTGCCGCTGGCCATCGTCGCCGGCCTCGTCATGTTCGCGCTGGCACTGCTCGTCGTCCGGCGCTGGCTGCGGGCCCCGGCCGAACCGGCCGTCCCGACCGGGGTGACGGCCTCGTGA
- a CDS encoding helix-turn-helix transcriptional regulator yields the protein MARVLLEQGPVPAAVVAGELGLTEAAVRRHLDALIADGEAAVRAPARSTRPRGRGRPAREYLLTDAGRVRFGHGYDDLATSALRFLAETAGEAAVDAFARRRVHDLLGAEMAAVVSAGDPQDRAEALASVLSSRGYAAQTRRGGFGVQLCQHHCPVAHVATEFPELCEAETRAFADLLGTHVQRLATIARGDAACTTHVPLEDPELLGRVRQGGGRIEVPASRNGIEHPGHRLQRENVPRPEAPPPKLRSSETNGTPSSRTVGQQPPPKLRKMQEEDGPAEGGTISHHGPRKGGSTR from the coding sequence GTGGCCAGGGTGCTCCTGGAGCAGGGTCCGGTCCCGGCCGCCGTCGTCGCGGGGGAGCTGGGGCTGACCGAGGCCGCCGTCCGCCGGCACCTCGATGCGCTCATCGCCGACGGCGAGGCGGCCGTCCGGGCCCCGGCCCGGTCCACCCGTCCCCGGGGCCGCGGCCGTCCGGCGCGCGAGTACCTGCTCACCGACGCGGGCCGGGTGCGGTTCGGCCACGGGTACGACGACCTGGCCACCTCGGCACTGCGGTTCCTGGCCGAGACGGCGGGGGAGGCCGCGGTGGACGCGTTCGCCCGCCGCCGCGTGCACGACCTGCTCGGTGCCGAGATGGCCGCCGTGGTCTCCGCCGGTGACCCGCAGGACCGCGCGGAGGCGCTCGCGAGCGTGCTCAGCTCCCGTGGCTACGCCGCACAGACCCGCCGCGGCGGGTTCGGGGTCCAGCTGTGCCAGCATCACTGCCCGGTGGCCCACGTGGCGACCGAGTTCCCGGAGCTGTGCGAGGCGGAGACCAGGGCCTTCGCCGACCTGCTCGGCACCCACGTGCAGCGCCTGGCGACGATCGCCCGCGGCGACGCCGCGTGCACCACACACGTCCCGCTGGAGGATCCCGAACTCCTCGGCCGGGTACGGCAAGGAGGAGGAAGGATCGAGGTGCCCGCCTCCCGCAACGGAATCGAGCACCCCGGACACCGGTTGCAGAGGGAGAACGTCCCCCGACCGGAAGCACCACCTCCGAAGCTGCGGAGCAGCGAGACGAACGGCACGCCATCGTCCCGCACCGTTGGTCAGCAACCACCTCCGAAGCTGCGGAAGATGCAAGAAGAAGACGGCCCCGCCGAAGGCGGGACCATCTCCCACCACGGTCCCCGAAAGGGAGGCAGTACCCGATGA
- the sufB gene encoding Fe-S cluster assembly protein SufB, producing MTTTPEVRTELTQEETIAALGRYDFGWADSDEAGSIAKRGLSSEVVADISRLKDEPEWMLEFRQKSLDLFGKKPMPRWGSDLSGIDFDNIKYFVRSSEKQAATWDDLPEDIKNTYDKLGIPEAEKARLVSGVAAQYESEVVYHSIREDLEQQGVIFLDTDTALKEHPELFKEYFGSVIPAGDNKFSALNSAVWSGGSFIYVPPGVHVDIPLQAYFRINTENMGQFERTLIIVDEGAYVHYVEGCTAPIYKTDSLHSAVVEIVVKKGGRCRYTTIQNWSNNVYNLVTKRAKAEEGATMEWVDGNLGSKVTMKYPAVWLMGEHAKGEVLSVAFAGEGQHQDAGAKMVHLAPNTSSTIISKSVARGGGRTSYRGLIQVNPRARNSRSTVKCDALLVDTISRSDTYPYVDIRNDDVSMGHEATVSKVSDDQLFYLMSRGLSEDEAMAMVVRGFVEPIARELPMEYALELNRLIELQMEGSVG from the coding sequence ATGACGACCACTCCTGAAGTGCGCACCGAGCTCACGCAGGAGGAGACGATCGCGGCGCTCGGCCGGTACGACTTCGGCTGGGCGGACTCCGACGAGGCCGGCTCCATCGCGAAGCGCGGCCTCTCCTCGGAGGTCGTCGCCGACATCTCCCGCCTGAAGGACGAGCCCGAGTGGATGCTCGAGTTCCGTCAGAAGTCGCTCGACCTCTTCGGCAAGAAGCCGATGCCGCGGTGGGGATCCGACCTGTCCGGGATCGACTTCGACAACATCAAGTACTTCGTGCGCTCCTCGGAGAAGCAGGCCGCCACCTGGGACGACCTGCCCGAGGACATCAAGAACACCTACGACAAGCTGGGCATCCCGGAGGCCGAGAAGGCCCGCCTGGTGTCCGGTGTCGCCGCGCAGTACGAGTCCGAGGTCGTGTACCACTCGATCCGCGAGGACCTCGAGCAGCAGGGTGTCATCTTCCTGGACACCGACACGGCGCTCAAGGAGCACCCGGAGCTGTTCAAGGAGTACTTCGGCTCGGTGATCCCGGCCGGGGACAACAAGTTCTCGGCGCTGAACTCCGCGGTCTGGTCCGGCGGGTCGTTCATCTACGTGCCGCCGGGCGTGCACGTCGACATCCCGCTGCAGGCCTACTTCCGGATCAACACCGAGAACATGGGCCAGTTCGAGCGGACGCTGATCATCGTCGACGAGGGTGCCTACGTGCACTACGTCGAGGGGTGCACCGCGCCGATCTACAAGACCGACTCGCTGCACTCGGCCGTCGTCGAGATCGTGGTCAAGAAGGGCGGCCGCTGCCGCTACACCACGATCCAGAACTGGTCGAACAACGTCTACAACCTGGTCACCAAGCGCGCCAAGGCCGAGGAGGGCGCGACCATGGAATGGGTCGACGGCAACCTCGGCTCCAAGGTGACCATGAAGTACCCGGCCGTGTGGCTGATGGGCGAGCACGCCAAGGGCGAGGTCCTGTCGGTCGCGTTCGCGGGCGAGGGCCAGCACCAGGACGCCGGGGCGAAGATGGTGCACCTGGCGCCGAACACGTCGTCGACGATCATCTCGAAGTCGGTGGCCCGTGGTGGCGGCCGTACCTCGTACCGCGGCCTGATCCAGGTCAACCCGCGGGCGCGGAACTCGCGGTCGACGGTGAAGTGCGACGCGCTGCTCGTCGACACGATCTCGCGGTCGGACACGTACCCCTACGTCGACATCCGCAACGACGACGTGTCGATGGGGCACGAGGCCACCGTCTCCAAGGTCTCCGACGACCAGCTCTTCTACCTGATGAGCCGCGGTCTGTCCGAGGACGAGGCGATGGCCATGGTGGTGCGCGGGTTCGTCGAGCCGATCGCGCGCGAGCTGCCGATGGAGTACGCGCTGGAGCTGAACCGGCTGATCGAGCTGCAGATGGAGGGTTCCGTCGGATGA